One window of the Flavobacteriaceae bacterium YJPT1-3 genome contains the following:
- a CDS encoding carbohydrate kinase yields MSKPIDVICVGEILIDFIGQQRDVPIEETRDYHRYLGGSPTNVAMNMARLGLTPRLVCTTGRDGFGAYMLEKLQENGLSLASVKQLDDEPTSVIFVSQTTGTPDFIPYRKADTQITADQLPDELLAQAKIYHTTCFALSRQPARATIMDGARRAKEAGCTLSIDVNYASRVWPDRKEAIETIKTYCSYNPLVKVSEDDIARLFGDEVAQEKVFDFFHQAGVEIVCLTLGSKGVKLSHKPLGKEATRIELPAKKIDVILDATGAGDAFWSGFLFAYLQEFEMERCLKIALSLAAIKLQNVGRLPQNVDLLSELLGIS; encoded by the coding sequence AGAAACACGGGACTATCATCGCTACCTGGGAGGATCACCTACCAATGTAGCCATGAATATGGCGCGTTTAGGACTCACTCCCCGTTTGGTGTGTACCACTGGCCGTGATGGATTTGGTGCCTATATGCTCGAGAAGTTGCAGGAGAATGGCTTGTCTTTGGCTTCGGTAAAACAGCTTGATGACGAGCCTACCAGCGTCATTTTTGTTTCACAAACCACGGGAACTCCGGATTTCATTCCCTACCGCAAAGCAGATACGCAGATTACCGCAGATCAACTCCCCGATGAATTACTGGCTCAAGCGAAGATTTACCACACCACCTGCTTCGCTTTAAGCCGGCAACCGGCGCGAGCTACCATCATGGATGGAGCCAGACGTGCTAAGGAAGCTGGTTGTACACTAAGTATAGACGTCAATTATGCATCTCGTGTATGGCCCGATCGGAAAGAAGCCATAGAGACGATCAAAACCTATTGCAGCTACAATCCACTGGTTAAGGTGAGTGAAGATGATATTGCGCGTTTGTTCGGAGATGAGGTAGCCCAGGAAAAAGTTTTTGATTTTTTTCATCAGGCAGGAGTGGAGATCGTTTGTCTGACCCTGGGTAGTAAAGGGGTAAAATTATCCCATAAGCCGCTTGGTAAAGAAGCGACGCGCATAGAACTACCGGCCAAAAAGATCGATGTGATTTTGGACGCGACTGGCGCGGGAGACGCCTTTTGGAGCGGGTTCTTGTTTGCTTATTTGCAGGAATTTGAAATGGAACGTTGTTTAAAGATCGCCCTCTCCCTGGCCGCGATCAAATTGCAGAACGTGGGTCGCTTACCCCAAAATGTAGATCTGCTCTCTGAACTTCTTGGCATCAGCTGA